The Opitutales bacterium genome contains a region encoding:
- a CDS encoding NAD(P)-binding domain-containing protein, with protein sequence MEIDAIIVGAGPAGIGSALALRRAGVKGSLVLEANEVGSSFLKWPEQMRLITPSFHGNPFFQTDLNAVTPDSSPADFTLKEHLSGNEYARYLKATVRHFSVNVREGEKVQSISREGGCYAVHTPKVRYKAKNVIWAGGEFSHPQVGSFSGAEHCVHSSMFRSWKDFQGDDALIIGGYESGIDAACNLLDLGKRVVVISSGEPWKVDHPDPSESLSPYTRERFMNALKAHTGRIALVGNSTVSQVSQLSGRYVVETDKGEVFDTDARPIAAIGFHSALHPVKDLWGWNGSLPKFTEDDQSTLSPGMYYSGPSLIQRKSKFCFIYKFRARFGVVARSVARRLGLPEPDLQDDIRRGFLVDDLECCTQCECAVESEAASVNASS encoded by the coding sequence ATGGAAATCGACGCAATAATCGTGGGAGCGGGCCCGGCCGGCATCGGTTCCGCTTTAGCACTACGCCGAGCAGGGGTGAAGGGTTCACTTGTATTAGAGGCAAATGAGGTAGGTAGTTCATTCTTAAAGTGGCCAGAGCAGATGCGCCTCATCACGCCGTCATTCCATGGTAACCCATTTTTTCAAACCGACCTAAATGCTGTCACGCCCGACTCAAGTCCGGCAGATTTTACGCTCAAGGAACACCTCAGTGGCAACGAGTATGCCCGCTATCTCAAGGCGACTGTGCGTCATTTTTCAGTCAATGTGCGGGAAGGTGAAAAGGTGCAGAGCATTTCGCGAGAAGGCGGATGCTATGCAGTGCACACTCCCAAAGTCCGCTACAAAGCGAAGAATGTGATTTGGGCTGGTGGGGAATTCTCTCATCCACAGGTCGGTTCATTTTCTGGAGCTGAGCATTGTGTGCATTCGAGTATGTTCCGCAGTTGGAAAGATTTTCAGGGCGACGACGCATTGATCATCGGTGGCTACGAGAGTGGCATAGACGCGGCCTGTAATCTTTTGGACCTTGGCAAGCGCGTGGTGGTGATCTCCAGTGGCGAACCTTGGAAGGTAGATCATCCAGATCCCAGCGAATCGCTTAGCCCATATACGCGCGAACGCTTCATGAACGCCCTGAAGGCTCATACAGGTCGGATTGCACTGGTCGGTAATTCGACAGTAAGCCAGGTGTCTCAACTGTCAGGACGCTATGTGGTCGAAACAGACAAAGGTGAAGTCTTCGATACCGATGCTCGTCCGATTGCGGCGATCGGGTTTCACTCCGCACTTCATCCCGTCAAGGATCTCTGGGGGTGGAACGGATCCTTACCCAAGTTTACTGAAGACGACCAATCGACGCTTTCGCCGGGAATGTATTACTCGGGACCCTCACTCATTCAGCGTAAATCCAAGTTTTGCTTTATCTATAAATTCAGGGCGCGGTTTGGAGTGGTGGCGCGTTCGGTAGCCCGACGTCTTGGACTCCCGGAGCCCGATCTACAGGACGACATACGTCGCGGATTTTTGGTCGACGACCTGGAGTGCTGCACTCAGTGCGAATGTGCGGTGGAATCTGAGGCAGCATCCGTGAATGCCAGCTCATGA
- a CDS encoding ferrous iron transporter B produces the protein MKTDPQGNSSETPPTHKGESVSNHSGDVPSWPLTLFRSVWSLALLFAPACFAVVQANALADRFYEPLGAQLNPWLDTLNSLPGPFAATLGGDYGVVSMFPFLLLYALPTILVFSILIAVYKSTGLIDTLSNGLRPLLIPFGLGGPDLVRVVMGFGCNVPAIIATHTCSSCSRGTCVSAISFGSACSYQLPATLAVFAAVDAVWLGPIYLAVLAATTLIYLRLTRPKSVRQANIVAQSSSIRPLTRPSWSAIWRESAESVQDFFKTALPIFVIICVVAGLLEWSGALTGFSRLLVPVTAVFNLPPEAALAIVLGSVRKDGIAIGLLDTDWTSLKVPLDTPFQLLTAVYLAGVLLPCLVTIITVAREMQLRFALKMVLRQVVYAMAFSLCIAWMGRLFYTIIS, from the coding sequence ATGAAGACAGACCCGCAGGGGAATTCTTCCGAGACACCTCCGACGCACAAAGGCGAATCTGTATCAAATCACTCAGGGGATGTCCCCTCGTGGCCTCTGACTTTATTCCGATCAGTCTGGAGCTTAGCGCTGCTTTTTGCTCCGGCCTGTTTCGCGGTGGTTCAGGCAAATGCCTTGGCGGATCGTTTTTATGAGCCATTAGGTGCCCAGCTAAACCCTTGGCTCGATACGCTAAACAGTTTGCCGGGTCCCTTTGCGGCTACATTGGGTGGAGACTATGGAGTCGTGTCGATGTTTCCATTCTTACTGCTCTATGCGCTGCCGACCATCTTAGTCTTCTCAATCCTTATCGCCGTCTACAAGAGCACCGGACTCATCGATACGCTATCGAATGGTCTACGTCCCTTGCTCATACCCTTCGGACTGGGTGGGCCCGACTTGGTGCGCGTGGTGATGGGCTTTGGTTGCAACGTGCCAGCGATAATCGCCACACATACCTGCTCCAGTTGCTCGCGCGGGACCTGTGTCTCTGCGATATCCTTTGGTTCGGCGTGTTCCTATCAACTTCCGGCGACGCTGGCTGTCTTTGCAGCGGTAGATGCGGTTTGGCTGGGCCCTATCTATCTCGCCGTCTTAGCGGCCACGACTTTGATCTATTTACGGTTGACGCGGCCAAAATCGGTGAGGCAGGCAAACATAGTAGCTCAAAGTTCGTCGATCCGCCCGCTCACGCGCCCTTCCTGGAGCGCGATATGGCGGGAGTCTGCGGAGAGCGTGCAAGATTTTTTCAAAACGGCGCTTCCCATTTTCGTGATAATTTGTGTCGTCGCCGGTCTCCTCGAATGGTCAGGTGCATTGACAGGGTTCAGCCGCTTATTGGTCCCGGTCACCGCGGTGTTTAACCTGCCCCCTGAGGCAGCGTTGGCCATCGTTCTCGGTTCAGTCCGCAAAGATGGCATCGCTATTGGTTTGTTGGATACCGACTGGACTTCGCTGAAAGTTCCCTTGGACACGCCATTCCAACTGTTGACTGCTGTTTATCTCGCCGGCGTCTTGTTACCCTGTTTGGTCACGATAATCACAGTGGCCCGGGAAATGCAGCTTCGCTTTGCGCTCAAGATGGTTTTGCGCCAAGTTGTTTATGCTATGGCCTTTTCGCTCTGCATCGCGTGGATGGGGAGGCTGTTTTACACCATCATTTCTTAA